A genomic window from Sorex araneus isolate mSorAra2 chromosome 2, mSorAra2.pri, whole genome shotgun sequence includes:
- the MMP19 gene encoding matrix metalloproteinase-19, whose amino-acid sequence MSWQRLWLGFLVPVTVSGRALGPAEEEAAMDYLLQFGYLQKPLERSEDFRPEDIQEALRAFQEASELPVSGQLDDITRARMRQPRCGQEDPFNQKTLKYLLLGRWRKKHLTFRIVNLPSTLPASTARAALLQAFRYWSRVAPLTFQEVQAGWADIRLSFHGRESRYCSNTFDGPGRVLAHADIPELGSVHFDEDELWTEGTYRGVNLRIIAAHEIGHALGLGHSRYTKALMAPVYAGYRPYFKLHPDDVAGIQALYGKKRPELEEEEEEEEEETEVPVVPPVPTEPGPMPDPCGGELDAIMLGPRDKTYAFKGNYVWTVTDSGLGPLFRVSALWEGLPGNLDAAVYSPRTQWIHFFKGDKVWRYINFKMAPGFPKRLNKVEPNLDAALYWPLNKKVFLFKGSGYWQWDELAKTDFRSYPKPIKKLFTGVPDRPSAAMSWRDGRVYFFKGKQYWSLNRQLRVEKGYPRDIALNWMHCRPRSPATTPSAGATSSPAPGSGAPGTTVNTVPSSVITTTGSTDRSPADPSLDTNPSVTGSPAPSFPGHVTRPES is encoded by the exons ATGAGCTGGCAGCGTCTGTGGCTGGGTTTCCTAGTCCCCGTGACAGTCTCAGGCCGGGCCCTGGGGCCTGCAGAGGAGGAGGCAGCAATG GATTACCTCTTGCAATTCGGGTACCTCCAGAAGCCTCTGGAAAGATCTGAAGACTTCAGGCCAGAAGACATCCAAGAGGCTCTGAG AGCTTTCCAGGAAGCATCTGAACTCCCGGTCTCGGGTCAGTTGGATGACATCACAAGAGCCCGCATGAGGCAGCCCCGTTGTGGCCAGGAGGACCCCTTCAACCAGAAGACCCTTAAATACCTTCTGCTAG GCCGCTGGAGAAAGAAGCATCTGACCTTCCGCATCGTGAACTTGCCCTCCACCCTCCCCGCGTCCACCGCCAGGGCGGCCCTGCTTCAGGCCTTCCGGTACTGGAGCAGGGTGGCGCCCCTGACGTTCCAGGAGGTGCAGGCTGGCTGGGCTGACATCCGCCTCTCCTTCCATGGCCGCGAGAGTCGCTACTGCTCCAACACCTTTGACGGGCCTG ggagggtgctggcccaTGCCGACATCCCCGAGCTGGGCAGTGTGCACTTCGATGAGGACGAACTCTGGACCGAGGGCACCTACCGGGGCGTGAACCTCCGCATCATCGCAGCCCACGAAATCGGCCACGCCCTGGGCCTCGGGCACTCCCGGTACACCAAGGCCCTCATGGCGCCCGTCTATGCTGGCTACCGGCCCTACTTCAAGCTGCACCCGGACGACGTGGCTGGGATCCAGGCGCTCTACG GCAAGAAGAGGCCTGAgctagaggaagaggaggaggaggaggaggaagagacagaagtgcCCGTTGTACCTCCAGTGCCCACAGAACCCGGTCCTATGCCAGACCCCTGCGGAGGTGAACTGGATGCCATAATGCTGG GGCCCCGGGACAAGACCTATGCCTTCAAGGGGAACTACGTATGGACGGTGACAGATTCGGGTCTGGGTCCCTTGTTCCGAGTGTCTGCCCTGTGGGAGGGGCTCCCAGGAAATCTGGATGCTGCCGTCTACTCTCCCCGAACACAGTGGATTCACTTCTTTAAAG GAGACAAGGTATGGCGCTACATTAATTTCAAGATGGCTCCTGGCTTCCCCAAGAGGCTGAATAAGGTGGAGCCCAACCTGGATGCAGCTCTCTACTGGCCTCTCAACAAGAAGGTGTTCCTGTTCAAG GGCTCTGGCTACTGGCAGTGGGACGAACTGGCCAAAACGGACTTCAGGAGCTACCCGAAACCCATTAAGAAGCTGTTCACAGGCGTGCCGGACCGGCCGTCCGCGGCCATGAGCTGGCGGGACGGCCGCGTCTACTTCTTCAAGGGCAAACAATACTGGAGCCTCAACCGGCAGCTTCGCGTGGAGAAGGGCTACCCGAGGGATATCGCCCTCAACTGGATGCACTGTCGGCCCCGGAGCCCAGCCACCACCCCCTCGGCGGGGgccacctcctccccagcccctggctccGGGGCCCCGGGAACTACTGTAAACACGGTTCCTTCTTCTGTCATCACCACCACTGGGAGCACTGACCGCTCCCCTGCAGACCCGAGCTTGGATACCAACCCCTCGGTGACAGGCTCTCCTGCGCCGTCATTCCCTGGTCACGTCACCCGCCCTGAGTCCTAA